One genomic segment of Thermotoga sp. includes these proteins:
- the dxs gene encoding 1-deoxy-D-xylulose-5-phosphate synthase, protein MILDEIRRMSHEELNRLAEEIRKKIIDVVLKNGGHLASNLGTVELTLALYRVFDPRKDAIIWDTGHQAYTHKILTGRDEEFYTIRSFGGLSGFVTRRETPLDWFGTGHAGTSIAAALGFEKAFEFLKEKRHVVVVIGDGALTSGMALEALNQLKNLNSKIKIVLNDNGMSISRNVGGLAYHLSKLRTNPIYLKGKKALKKVLEKTEIGFELEEEMRYLRDGLKGMIQGTNFFEALGLKYFGPFDGHNIELLEKVLKRVKEYEYPTVVHVVTRKGKGFEAAEKDPTAYHSASPVGKPKKLSYSELLGYVLSKIAEHDKKIVAITAAMADGTGLSIFQKNHPERFFDLGITEQTCVTFGAALGLQGMKPVVAIYSTFLQRAFDQIVHDVALQNASVLLAIDRSGVVGEDGPTHHGLFDINYLLPIPNIKIISPSSPQEFVNVIYTVLSDLDGPVVVRYPKESFEADLNSLLANMKNIDLGWRVIREGKDAAVIVTGTLLKEVLRIPLDITVINALTVKPLDVRILKEIARNHRLIFTVEEAMKIGGFGSYVAQKLREMGWRGRVVNIGVNDHFVTHGSRKELLEMLGMDSKGLSKTMLTYIKVKSEEGKT, encoded by the coding sequence ATGATTCTAGATGAGATCAGAAGAATGAGTCATGAGGAGTTGAACAGGCTCGCTGAGGAGATAAGAAAGAAGATCATAGATGTGGTTTTAAAGAACGGGGGGCATCTTGCTTCCAATTTGGGGACGGTGGAATTGACACTGGCGCTGTACCGTGTCTTCGACCCCAGGAAAGATGCCATCATCTGGGATACAGGGCACCAGGCCTACACTCACAAAATCCTCACCGGGCGTGATGAAGAGTTCTACACGATAAGGAGTTTTGGAGGGCTCAGTGGTTTCGTAACGAGGAGAGAAACGCCCCTGGACTGGTTCGGCACCGGGCATGCGGGCACCTCTATAGCAGCCGCCCTTGGTTTCGAAAAGGCCTTCGAGTTTCTCAAGGAGAAAAGGCATGTGGTCGTCGTAATAGGAGATGGAGCCCTTACCTCTGGTATGGCACTCGAGGCGTTGAACCAGCTCAAGAATCTCAACTCGAAGATCAAGATAGTTCTCAACGACAACGGGATGTCCATATCACGGAACGTGGGAGGGCTTGCCTACCACCTGTCCAAACTCAGAACGAACCCCATATATCTGAAAGGAAAAAAAGCCCTGAAGAAGGTACTCGAGAAAACCGAGATAGGCTTCGAGCTGGAGGAGGAGATGAGGTATCTGAGGGATGGATTAAAAGGAATGATCCAGGGGACCAATTTCTTCGAAGCATTGGGCTTGAAATACTTCGGACCGTTCGATGGTCACAACATAGAACTCCTTGAAAAAGTGCTGAAAAGGGTAAAAGAGTATGAGTATCCGACGGTTGTTCACGTTGTAACGAGAAAAGGAAAGGGGTTCGAAGCTGCAGAAAAAGATCCCACAGCGTACCACAGCGCTTCTCCTGTTGGAAAACCAAAGAAGCTATCCTACAGTGAGCTTCTGGGATATGTTCTTTCGAAGATAGCAGAACACGATAAAAAAATCGTAGCCATAACAGCAGCTATGGCGGATGGAACGGGGCTCTCCATCTTTCAGAAAAACCATCCCGAACGTTTTTTCGATCTGGGAATCACAGAACAGACATGTGTCACTTTCGGTGCGGCTCTGGGTCTTCAGGGAATGAAACCTGTTGTCGCAATCTACTCCACATTCCTTCAAAGGGCTTTCGATCAAATCGTACACGATGTGGCCCTTCAGAACGCCTCCGTTCTCCTTGCGATAGACCGCTCTGGAGTGGTGGGGGAAGACGGTCCCACACACCACGGTCTTTTCGATATCAACTATCTTCTTCCTATCCCGAATATAAAGATAATATCCCCATCCTCTCCTCAAGAGTTCGTGAACGTTATCTACACCGTTCTGTCTGATCTCGACGGCCCCGTTGTCGTCCGCTATCCGAAAGAATCCTTTGAAGCAGACCTCAATTCACTTCTTGCGAACATGAAAAATATAGACCTTGGATGGCGCGTGATCAGGGAAGGGAAAGACGCCGCTGTGATCGTCACCGGAACCCTTTTGAAAGAAGTGCTCAGGATCCCACTGGATATCACAGTGATCAACGCCCTCACAGTGAAGCCCCTGGATGTGCGGATCCTGAAAGAAATCGCGCGGAATCACAGGCTCATATTCACCGTCGAGGAAGCCATGAAGATAGGAGGATTCGGTTCCTACGTTGCTCAAA